A section of the Festucalex cinctus isolate MCC-2025b chromosome 9, RoL_Fcin_1.0, whole genome shotgun sequence genome encodes:
- the slc44a1b gene encoding choline transporter-like protein 1 isoform X1: MGCCGSAERTKREWRPLEERSCTDLPWFLLFIIFCVGMGSVCAFTVVSGGAARLVLGYDSYGNTCGRRNPPLDGVRLSGLDHTDRKFVFFLDPCNIDIVERKMKSLALCVALCPPHVLHTYHDLKTFAVLNGSELCSYELAGHKYPGLPERFDKCPKLPVPPSKPLPLFNRCTPVDISCYSKFAEAVVTFVSDDDSFLHRVIAGVAASKEVIVGLCLLALVLSMLLTVIIRYISAVLVWILTSVAVLGSLAGTSILWWFYVDHRLHGNDTRTTQAATEDEPGRDGDQTLLVYAIAASVFTVILLLLMLFMRKRVALAIALFHVAGKVFIHLPLLTLQPFVTFLVLLIFWIYWILVLLFLGTSGEAVHNEEAGLTEFRLTGRLEYLTWFHAVGLLWITEFILACQQMTVAGAVVTYYFTRDKKRLPAWPIVRAALRLMRYHVGTVAKGSFIITLVKIPRLLLIYVHKQLKGKENACARCALKSCICCLWCLEKCLNYLNQNAYAATAINSTGFCTSARDAFVLLVENALRVATVNAVGDFVLFLGKILIVTSTAFAGVVLLNARRDYAEWLLPLVLVCLFAFLVAHCFLSVFEMVVDVLFLCFAIDTKYNDGTPGKEFFMDKALMELVERSRRTERAAGRGRTRVKEAPSEGAEMKPMVSAGGGPGGGAGVSPCAEWEELEEFQVYYLLVAVFLDCALTPRADFLLCLSHDVFLFLCVYLPTSGLFLFGRLLAAPHDAVPPTLPGPAH; this comes from the exons ATGGGATGCTGCGGGAGCGCGGAG AGGACAAAGAGAGAATGGAGACCACTGGAGGAGCGAAGCTGCACTGACCTGCCCTGGTTCCtgctcttcatcatcttctgtgTCGGCATG GGCAGCGTGTGTGCATTCACGGTGGTGTCGGGGGGCGCGGCCCGCCTGGTCCTGGGCTACGACAGCTACGGCAATACCTGCGGCCGGCGCAACCCGCCCCTGGACGGTGTCCGGCTCAGCGGCCTGGACCACACCGACAGGAA GTTCGTCTTCTTCTTGGATCCTTGCAACATCGACATCGTCGAGAGGAAGATGAAGTCGCTGGCGCTCTGCGTGGCCCTCTGCCCTCCGCACGTCCTACACACCTACCACGACCTCAAGACCTTCGCCGTGCTCAACG GTTCGGAGTTGTGTTCGTACGAGTTAGCGGGTCACAAATACCCGGGCCTTCCCGAGAGGTTCGACAAGTGTCCCAAGCTCCCTGTCCCGCCCAG CAAGCCTTTGCCGCTGTTCAATCGCTGCACGCCGGTGGACATCTCGTGTTACTCCAAGTTCGCCGAGGCGGTGGTCACCTTTGTCAGCGACGACGACTCCTTCCTGCATCGCGTCATCGCCGGCGTGGCAGCCAGCAAGGAAGTCATCGTGGGACTTTGCCTCCTGGCACTCG TGCTGTCAATGTTGCTGACGGTGATCATTCGCTACATCTCGGCGGTGCTGGTGTGGATTCTCACCTCGGTGGCGGTGCTGGGCTCTCTGG CGGGTACCAGCATCCTGTGGTGGTTCTACGTGGACCACCGTCTCCACGGAAACGACACGCGCACCACCCAGGCGGCCACAGAGGACGAGCCGGGTCGGGACGGCGACCAGACCTTGCTGGTCTACGCCATCGCCGCCTCCGTCTTCACG GTgatcctgctgctgctgatgctgTTCATGAGGAAGCGCGTGGCATTGGCCATTGCTCTGTTCCACGTGGCCGGCAAAGTTTTCATCCATCTGCCGCTGCTCACGCTGCAGCCCTTTGTCACCTTCCTGGTGCTGCTCATCTTCTGGATCTACTGGATCCTCGTCCTGCTCTTCCTGGGAACCAGTG GGGAGGCGGTGCACAACGAGGAGGCGGGGCTGACCGAGTTCCGCCTGACGGGTCGCCTGGAGTACCTGACGTGGTTCCATGCTGTGGGCCTGCTGTGGATCACAGAGTTCATCCTGGCCTGCCAGCAGATGACGGTGGCCGGCGCCGTGGTCACCTACTACTTCACTAG AGACAAGAAGCGTCTTCCGGCGTGGCCGATCGTGCGCGCGGCGCTGCGTCTGATGCGGTATCACGTGGGCACAGTGGCCAAAGGCTCCTTCATCATCACGCTGGTCAAGATTCCCAGACTCCTCCTCATCTACGTGCACAAGCAGCTCAAAGGAAAG GAGAACGCGTGCGCTCGCTGCGCGCTCAAGTCGTGCATCTGCTGCTTGTGGTGTTTGGAGAAGTGCCTCAACTATCTCAACCAG AACGCGTACGCGGCCACGGCCATCAACAGTACGGGCTTCTGCACGTCGGCGCGAGATGCGTTCGTCCTGCTGGTGGAGAACGCCCTGCGGGTGGCCACTGTCAACGCCGTGGGAGACTTTGTGCTCTTCCTGGGGAAG ATCCTGATCGTCACCAGCACGGCCTTCGCCGGCGTCGTGCTGCTCAACGCGCGGCGAGATTACGCCGAGTGGCTGCTGCCCCTGGTCCTGGTTTGCCTGTTCGCCTTCCTGGTGGCGCACTGCTTCCTGTCCGTCTTTGAGATGGTAGTGGACGTCCTCTTCCTGTGCTTCGCCATCGACACCAAGTACAACGACGGCACGCCGGGAAAGGAGTTCTTCATGGACAAAGCTCTCATG GAGCTGGTGGAGCGCAGCCGGCGCACGGAGCGGGCGGCCGGCCGGGGGCGGACCCGAGTCAAGGAGGCGCCGTCGGAGGGGGCGGAGATGAAACCCATGGTGAGTGCGGGAGGTGGGCCAGGGGGCGGGGCCGGCGTCAGCCCGTGTGCGGAGTGGGAGGAGCTGGAAGAGTTCCAGGTCTACTACCTCCTGGTGGCCGTCTTCTTGGACTGCGCGCTGACGCCGCGCGCCGACTTCCTGCTGTGCCTCAGCCACGacgtcttcctcttcctctgtgTCTACTTGCCCACCTCCGGACTCTTCCTCTTCGGACGGCTGCTGGCCGCGCCCCACGACGCCGTCCCGCCCACACTCCCTGGCCCCGCCCACTAA
- the slc44a1b gene encoding choline transporter-like protein 1 isoform X2, producing MGCCGSAERTKREWRPLEERSCTDLPWFLLFIIFCVGMGSVCAFTVVSGGAARLVLGYDSYGNTCGRRNPPLDGVRLSGLDHTDRKFVFFLDPCNIDIVERKMKSLALCVALCPPHVLHTYHDLKTFAVLNGSELCSYELAGHKYPGLPERFDKCPKLPVPPSKPLPLFNRCTPVDISCYSKFAEAVVTFVSDDDSFLHRVIAGVAASKEVIVGLCLLALVLSMLLTVIIRYISAVLVWILTSVAVLGSLAGTSILWWFYVDHRLHGNDTRTTQAATEDEPGRDGDQTLLVYAIAASVFTVILLLLMLFMRKRVALAIALFHVAGKVFIHLPLLTLQPFVTFLVLLIFWIYWILVLLFLGTSGEAVHNEEAGLTEFRLTGRLEYLTWFHAVGLLWITEFILACQQMTVAGAVVTYYFTRDKKRLPAWPIVRAALRLMRYHVGTVAKGSFIITLVKIPRLLLIYVHKQLKGKENACARCALKSCICCLWCLEKCLNYLNQNAYAATAINSTGFCTSARDAFVLLVENALRVATVNAVGDFVLFLGKILIVTSTAFAGVVLLNARRDYAEWLLPLVLVCLFAFLVAHCFLSVFEMVVDVLFLCFAIDTKYNDGTPGKEFFMDKALMELVERSRRTERAAGRGRTRVKEAPSEGAEMKPMAPGTSSA from the exons ATGGGATGCTGCGGGAGCGCGGAG AGGACAAAGAGAGAATGGAGACCACTGGAGGAGCGAAGCTGCACTGACCTGCCCTGGTTCCtgctcttcatcatcttctgtgTCGGCATG GGCAGCGTGTGTGCATTCACGGTGGTGTCGGGGGGCGCGGCCCGCCTGGTCCTGGGCTACGACAGCTACGGCAATACCTGCGGCCGGCGCAACCCGCCCCTGGACGGTGTCCGGCTCAGCGGCCTGGACCACACCGACAGGAA GTTCGTCTTCTTCTTGGATCCTTGCAACATCGACATCGTCGAGAGGAAGATGAAGTCGCTGGCGCTCTGCGTGGCCCTCTGCCCTCCGCACGTCCTACACACCTACCACGACCTCAAGACCTTCGCCGTGCTCAACG GTTCGGAGTTGTGTTCGTACGAGTTAGCGGGTCACAAATACCCGGGCCTTCCCGAGAGGTTCGACAAGTGTCCCAAGCTCCCTGTCCCGCCCAG CAAGCCTTTGCCGCTGTTCAATCGCTGCACGCCGGTGGACATCTCGTGTTACTCCAAGTTCGCCGAGGCGGTGGTCACCTTTGTCAGCGACGACGACTCCTTCCTGCATCGCGTCATCGCCGGCGTGGCAGCCAGCAAGGAAGTCATCGTGGGACTTTGCCTCCTGGCACTCG TGCTGTCAATGTTGCTGACGGTGATCATTCGCTACATCTCGGCGGTGCTGGTGTGGATTCTCACCTCGGTGGCGGTGCTGGGCTCTCTGG CGGGTACCAGCATCCTGTGGTGGTTCTACGTGGACCACCGTCTCCACGGAAACGACACGCGCACCACCCAGGCGGCCACAGAGGACGAGCCGGGTCGGGACGGCGACCAGACCTTGCTGGTCTACGCCATCGCCGCCTCCGTCTTCACG GTgatcctgctgctgctgatgctgTTCATGAGGAAGCGCGTGGCATTGGCCATTGCTCTGTTCCACGTGGCCGGCAAAGTTTTCATCCATCTGCCGCTGCTCACGCTGCAGCCCTTTGTCACCTTCCTGGTGCTGCTCATCTTCTGGATCTACTGGATCCTCGTCCTGCTCTTCCTGGGAACCAGTG GGGAGGCGGTGCACAACGAGGAGGCGGGGCTGACCGAGTTCCGCCTGACGGGTCGCCTGGAGTACCTGACGTGGTTCCATGCTGTGGGCCTGCTGTGGATCACAGAGTTCATCCTGGCCTGCCAGCAGATGACGGTGGCCGGCGCCGTGGTCACCTACTACTTCACTAG AGACAAGAAGCGTCTTCCGGCGTGGCCGATCGTGCGCGCGGCGCTGCGTCTGATGCGGTATCACGTGGGCACAGTGGCCAAAGGCTCCTTCATCATCACGCTGGTCAAGATTCCCAGACTCCTCCTCATCTACGTGCACAAGCAGCTCAAAGGAAAG GAGAACGCGTGCGCTCGCTGCGCGCTCAAGTCGTGCATCTGCTGCTTGTGGTGTTTGGAGAAGTGCCTCAACTATCTCAACCAG AACGCGTACGCGGCCACGGCCATCAACAGTACGGGCTTCTGCACGTCGGCGCGAGATGCGTTCGTCCTGCTGGTGGAGAACGCCCTGCGGGTGGCCACTGTCAACGCCGTGGGAGACTTTGTGCTCTTCCTGGGGAAG ATCCTGATCGTCACCAGCACGGCCTTCGCCGGCGTCGTGCTGCTCAACGCGCGGCGAGATTACGCCGAGTGGCTGCTGCCCCTGGTCCTGGTTTGCCTGTTCGCCTTCCTGGTGGCGCACTGCTTCCTGTCCGTCTTTGAGATGGTAGTGGACGTCCTCTTCCTGTGCTTCGCCATCGACACCAAGTACAACGACGGCACGCCGGGAAAGGAGTTCTTCATGGACAAAGCTCTCATG GAGCTGGTGGAGCGCAGCCGGCGCACGGAGCGGGCGGCCGGCCGGGGGCGGACCCGAGTCAAGGAGGCGCCGTCGGAGGGGGCGGAGATGAAACCCATG GCTCCCGGGACGAGTTCGGCTTGA